One window from the genome of Candidatus Binatia bacterium encodes:
- a CDS encoding type II toxin-antitoxin system PemK/MazF family toxin, with amino-acid sequence MKGLTPRRGEVWLVNFNPGRGSEQRGIRPALVIQNDTGNIYASTTIVAAITSTIKEFPVTVVLPAGEGGLKQRSMVNLAQLLTIDKGRLQRRLGNISDPVIEQVNEAVRVSLDV; translated from the coding sequence ATGAAAGGATTAACGCCGCGCAGAGGCGAAGTGTGGCTCGTTAATTTCAATCCTGGCCGGGGCAGCGAGCAAAGAGGTATTCGGCCTGCGCTGGTAATCCAGAACGATACCGGAAATATTTACGCCTCCACCACGATCGTAGCCGCGATCACGTCCACCATAAAGGAGTTCCCTGTGACGGTGGTTTTGCCTGCCGGCGAAGGAGGGCTCAAGCAACGGTCCATGGTCAATTTGGCTCAGCTTCTTACCATCGACAAGGGGCGTCTTCAGAGACGTCTTGGAAACATAAGCGACCCGGTCATAGAGCAGGTCAACGAGGCTGTCCGCGTAAGTCTCGATGTTTAA